One window from the genome of Pseudoalteromonas sp. '520P1 No. 423' encodes:
- the phrB gene encoding deoxyribodipyrimidine photo-lyase, translating into MNLVWFRKDLRIVDNPALTTASKNGPYKAIFISTPQQWHNHDMAPIQVDFIERHLNLLKNQLNTLGVELVHIEASNFDNQISSLLSYVKANDIENVYANSEVEFNEQLRDKTIIDLGVSLNLTESDVIVPKGKVLNGSGEMYKVFTPFRNSWLKYLVANGCSICDYPHLLQQNTSAPQYIHFNANKSCSKKWPLVNVVYDSIIENFISNKLFSYSEQRDIPSVKGTSGLSPYIAIGAISPKYLLSQVLAHHPHILDNSAASEFTWINELAWRDFYKHLLFHFPDLCKSQTFVQKYNDLPWKNNDVHFKLWCQGNTGYPIVDAAMRQLINTGWMHNRLRMIVASFLTKHLLIDWRWGERFFMQHLLDGDLSANNGGWQWAASTGCDAQPYFRIFNPITQSKKFDPKGEFIRMYVPELKDIPDKEIHFPHEYLSRNGLSKKYVEPVVNHKDAREEALAFYRV; encoded by the coding sequence ATGAATTTAGTCTGGTTTAGAAAAGACCTGAGAATTGTTGATAATCCAGCATTAACCACAGCAAGTAAAAATGGCCCTTATAAGGCCATTTTTATTTCTACACCTCAACAGTGGCATAATCACGATATGGCACCAATACAAGTTGATTTTATAGAACGTCACCTTAACTTACTAAAAAATCAACTAAACACACTAGGTGTTGAACTTGTTCATATAGAAGCTAGTAATTTTGACAATCAAATAAGTAGCCTTTTATCCTATGTAAAAGCCAATGATATTGAAAATGTATATGCGAATAGCGAAGTTGAATTCAATGAACAGCTACGAGATAAAACAATCATTGATCTAGGTGTATCGCTTAATTTGACTGAGTCAGATGTCATTGTTCCTAAAGGAAAAGTACTTAATGGCAGTGGTGAAATGTATAAGGTATTTACGCCATTTAGAAATAGCTGGCTAAAGTACTTAGTGGCAAATGGTTGTTCCATTTGTGATTACCCTCACCTTTTGCAACAAAATACATCTGCTCCTCAATATATACATTTTAATGCAAATAAATCTTGCTCAAAAAAATGGCCGCTTGTTAATGTGGTTTACGACTCAATTATTGAAAACTTTATTTCTAATAAATTATTCAGTTACTCAGAGCAACGTGATATTCCTTCTGTTAAGGGCACTTCGGGTTTATCTCCCTATATCGCCATAGGCGCAATTAGTCCTAAATATTTATTGTCGCAAGTATTAGCGCATCACCCTCATATTTTAGATAATTCAGCTGCTAGCGAATTTACTTGGATAAATGAACTGGCATGGCGTGATTTCTATAAGCACTTGCTTTTTCATTTTCCTGATTTATGTAAAAGTCAGACTTTTGTACAAAAATACAATGATTTACCATGGAAAAATAATGACGTACACTTTAAATTATGGTGTCAGGGAAATACAGGATATCCGATAGTTGATGCAGCAATGAGGCAACTAATAAACACTGGTTGGATGCATAATAGATTGCGTATGATAGTAGCGAGTTTTTTAACTAAGCATTTGTTAATTGATTGGCGTTGGGGAGAGCGTTTTTTTATGCAACACCTACTCGATGGCGACTTGTCAGCAAATAATGGTGGTTGGCAATGGGCTGCCAGCACAGGTTGTGACGCGCAACCTTATTTTAGAATTTTTAATCCAATCACTCAGAGTAAAAAGTTTGATCCCAAAGGAGAGTTCATTCGTATGTATGTACCTGAGCTGAAAGATATTCCTGATAAAGAAATACACTTTCCACATGAATATTTATCACGCAATGGGTTATCAAAAAAATACGTTGAGCCTGTTGTTAATCACAAAGACGCTAGAGAGGAAGCTTTAGCGTTTTATAGAGTTTGA